One Thermodesulfobacteriota bacterium genomic region harbors:
- a CDS encoding ArsA-related P-loop ATPase, which yields MDIDDLLGKKLIVVTGKGGVGKTAVSLSLSYLNARHKRRPLYVTLKKVDRGSYFFGLDGGLDSVERPIDKGINAVYIDPNAALSEYIRENFVRLYPVYSAILKSRTLQTFFEAAPGLKELITIGKVWHLGTRGGRHKAPAQGYDQVIFDAPSTGHAIPVLDLPTKVLQMVRGGAFRSHIEWVEGFLKDPEKTAVVVVSAPEEMVVGETLELIDAVRSIGISVLFTAVNKVYENPFTKSEEETILGLFGSDEFPNAERILNIAKKHIERANTSDRHIKKLSAGLKDGVLVVPKIFKKDLTPADLKHMASSLEAQTGGGNR from the coding sequence ATGGATATCGATGACCTCCTCGGTAAGAAGCTCATTGTTGTCACGGGTAAGGGCGGCGTCGGGAAGACGGCTGTCTCCCTCTCGCTTTCCTATCTGAATGCCAGGCACAAGAGACGCCCGCTCTACGTAACACTGAAAAAGGTCGATCGTGGCTCCTATTTCTTCGGCCTTGACGGCGGCTTAGATAGCGTCGAAAGGCCCATAGATAAGGGGATAAACGCGGTGTATATCGACCCCAACGCGGCCCTCAGCGAGTACATACGCGAGAATTTCGTGAGGCTCTATCCTGTCTATTCGGCGATACTCAAATCCAGGACACTACAGACGTTCTTCGAAGCTGCCCCCGGACTGAAGGAGCTCATAACGATAGGAAAGGTCTGGCACCTGGGGACGAGGGGCGGGCGGCACAAAGCCCCCGCACAAGGATACGACCAGGTGATATTCGACGCCCCTTCGACGGGACATGCGATCCCTGTCCTCGACCTGCCGACGAAAGTCCTCCAGATGGTAAGGGGCGGCGCATTCAGGAGCCACATAGAATGGGTGGAGGGGTTTCTCAAGGACCCGGAGAAAACTGCGGTCGTCGTCGTTTCCGCGCCCGAGGAAATGGTCGTAGGAGAGACTCTAGAGCTTATAGATGCAGTCAGGTCCATAGGCATATCCGTCCTCTTTACGGCGGTCAATAAGGTCTACGAAAACCCGTTCACGAAAAGCGAAGAGGAAACTATTCTCGGACTCTTCGGCTCGGACGAGTTCCCAAATGCGGAGCGAATTCTGAATATTGCGAAAAAACACATCGAGAGGGCGAATACGTCGGACAGGCACATAAAAAAACTTAGTGCCGGTTTAAAGGACGGCGTCCTCGTGGTGCCCAAGATTTTTAAAAAAGACCTGACGCCGGCTGATTTGAAACACATGGCTTCGAGTCTCGAGGCGCAGACGGGCGGTGGCAACCGATGA
- a CDS encoding ArsA-related P-loop ATPase gives MNLGRIVEEKRIVICIGSGGAGKTTISSAVALEAASMGKRTLALTVDPSRRLAQSLGLSPGAMTGKVSARRMKEAGYNGKGELTVRLLDVKKTFDELIIKVSGSEDAASRILANNYYRSVADSIAGAHEFMAMEALYSSYSEGSYDLIVVDTPPSEHLSDLLTAPLRLSAILDSQGFRSFFLMDRMSFGLTRMVTSLSLRFIQRVVGIEVIHDMWEFFSEFESVSEGIKTRAEKTYGLLKSPSASFLIVTNLSEASMENTLGWEKDLSSGDYPVGAVIVNRTSPDLDLPAVKDIKGLEVVASDGLREKLVRLYKEHGNEADAEKKALKKLGSKFPCIPVPEIDSEVIGLREIRRLGEYLFG, from the coding sequence ATGAATCTCGGCCGTATTGTGGAAGAAAAACGGATAGTCATCTGCATCGGATCGGGAGGTGCCGGCAAGACCACGATCTCTTCGGCGGTCGCGCTAGAGGCGGCATCGATGGGGAAGAGGACGCTCGCCCTGACCGTAGATCCATCCAGGAGGCTCGCGCAGTCCCTCGGCTTGTCGCCGGGAGCCATGACCGGGAAGGTCTCTGCAAGACGCATGAAAGAAGCGGGGTATAACGGGAAGGGTGAGCTTACTGTCAGGCTCCTCGATGTGAAAAAGACTTTCGACGAGCTGATTATCAAGGTCTCCGGGTCCGAGGACGCCGCATCCAGGATACTCGCGAATAATTATTACAGGAGTGTCGCAGATTCGATCGCAGGCGCGCACGAGTTCATGGCCATGGAAGCCCTCTACTCGTCGTACTCGGAAGGGAGCTACGACCTGATTGTCGTGGATACGCCTCCCTCCGAGCACCTGTCCGATCTCCTCACGGCTCCCCTCAGGTTAAGCGCCATTCTGGATTCCCAGGGGTTCAGGTCTTTTTTCCTGATGGACAGGATGAGCTTCGGCCTCACGAGGATGGTCACGTCGCTATCGCTCAGGTTCATACAGAGGGTAGTCGGGATCGAGGTCATCCACGATATGTGGGAGTTCTTTTCCGAATTCGAATCGGTGAGCGAGGGGATAAAGACGAGGGCGGAGAAGACTTACGGCCTATTGAAATCCCCTTCCGCGTCTTTCCTTATAGTCACTAACCTGAGCGAGGCTTCGATGGAGAACACGCTCGGGTGGGAGAAGGATCTGAGCTCCGGGGATTACCCGGTCGGGGCTGTAATCGTAAACAGGACAAGCCCGGACCTCGACCTCCCTGCTGTTAAGGATATCAAAGGCCTAGAAGTCGTCGCCTCAGACGGGCTCCGGGAGAAGCTCGTCCGTCTCTACAAAGAGCACGGGAACGAAGCGGACGCCGAGAAAAAGGCGCTGAAAAAGCTCGGGTCAAAATTCCCGTGCATACCGGTGCCGGAGATAGATTCAGAGGTTATAGGTTTGAGAGAAATCCGGAGACTCGGGGAGTACCTGTTCGGCTAG